A window from Drosophila nasuta strain 15112-1781.00 chromosome 3, ASM2355853v1, whole genome shotgun sequence encodes these proteins:
- the LOC132793147 gene encoding 20-hydroxyecdysone protein — protein sequence MKPVALVLLCLAVASQGRVLLPKEPLDSIPVTIVSESEPQALPLVKEQTAEEPLKVEEVKPAARLETQEEVQTELKEEVKPAEEQAKPELKEAAKPEEAEPELKEESKSEEAKPELKEDIKSELPAEEKPLIKEEAQPELKEEAKPELKKEAREEVAEIKAEEQPEQQLKSEQQSEIKTEVQTEAKPETQPELKTELKPEQPEAQPETQPEAQPQIQPDSQLKSQPEAQPETQPEVQPAAPVETQSSPILKALANSADDVVVAPEVVVDPAEVNADGVQPHVRQATQATPTQSSTQQNFVQQLIQNSPIGQFLSQFNNGQQQQQQQQGVQQDNAEQPATPAPTIPGFLNPSAAITSAQNAVQNAAQSVVNTTTQAFQGIQQFANNLGTQFQNTLSGLTGQQQQNAQPTTARPPGPIQSFVNNVFGGNNNATAASPAQQQQQGPLQGIINFLGGNRPTSAPAAAAPAAPAAPAQTPGVDDKIEAASDQQASIAENEVRTSAEAIDDSFEEAVPSNEVITVNDDASSAGDDAVPNNSVDSEQQNTFVDSAVAL from the coding sequence ATGAAGCCAGTTGCTTTAGTGTTGCTCTGCCTGGCGGTGGCCTCCCAGGGACGTGTGCTGCTGCCCAAGGAACCTCTGGACTCCATTCCCGTGACCATTGTCAGCGAGTCGGAGCCACAAGCGTTGCCGCTGGTCAAGGAGCAGACAGCGGAGGAGCCACTGAAGGTGGAGGAGGTGAAGCCAGCTGCTAGACTGGAGACGCAAGAGGAAGTGCAGACTGAGCTCAAGGAGGAAGTTAAGCCAGCAGAGGAGCAAGCCAAGCCTGAGCTGAAAGAAGCAGCCAAGCCAGAGGAAGCTGAGCCTGAGCTCAAAGAGGAGTCCAAGTCAGAGGAAGCCAAGCCCGAGCTGAAAGAAGATATCAAGTCCGAGCTGCCCGCAGAAGAAAAGCCTTTGATCAAGGAAGAAGCGCAGCCTGAGCTCAAAGAGGAAGCCAAGCCGGAACTGAAGAAGGAAGCGCGTGAAGAAGTCGCTGAGATCAAAGCTGAGGAGCAGCCCGAACAGCAGCTGAAGTCAGAGCAGCAAAGTGAAATCAAGACTGAAGTGCAAACCGAAGCTAAGCCCGAAACTCAGCCTGAACTAAAGACAGAACTGAAGCCAGAACAGCCCGAGGCTCAACCTGAAACACAACCCGAAGCTCAGCCACAAATCCAGCCAGATTCTCAGCTCAAGTCACAGCCTGAAGCACAACCCGAAACTCAACCCGAAGTCCAGCCAGCTGCGCCAGTCGAAACCCAATCTTCGCCCATACTCAAAGCACTCGCCAACTCCGCTGATGACGTCGTCGTTGCACCcgaagttgttgttgatccCGCTGAAGTCAATGCTGATGGAGTCCAGCCACATGTGCGTCAAGCAACCCAGGCGACACCCACTCAAAGCTCCACGCAACAGAACTTCGTCCAGCAGCTCATTCAGAACTCACCCATCGGTCAATTTCTGAGTCAGTTCAACAAtggtcaacagcagcaacaacagcagcaaggtGTGCAACAAGACAATGCTGAGCAACCTGCAACACCCGCACCCACAATTCCTGGTTTCTTGAACCCAAGTGCAGCCATCACCTCGGCACAGAATGCAGTCCAGAATGCAGCACAATCTGTGGTCAACACCACGACTCAGGCATTCCAGGGTATTCAACAGTTTGCCAACAATTTGGGTACACAGTTCCAGAATACATTATCTGGTTTAACtggtcagcaacagcagaatgCTCAGCCAACCACAGCACGTCCTCCGGGTCCCATTCAATCCTTTGTGAACAATGTTTTCGGTGGTAACAACAATGCCACAGCTGCATCGCCAgctcagcaacagcagcagggaCCACTGCAGGGTATCATCAATTTCTTGGGCGGCAATCGACCAACTAGCGCTCCAGCTGccgctgctccagctgctccGGCTGCTCCAGCTCAGACACCTGGTGTGGATGACAAGATCGAAGCTGCCTCCGATCAACAGGCTTCCATTGCGGAGAACGAGGTGCGCACCAGTGCCGAGGCCATCGATGATTCCTTCGAGGAGGCGGTGCCTTCCAATGAGGTCATCACCGTCAACGATGATGCCTCCTCGGCTGGCGATGATGCTGTGCCCAACAACTCGGTTGACTCTGAGCAACAGAACACATTTGTTGACTCGGCAGTCGCTCTTTAA